A single window of Desulfobulbaceae bacterium DNA harbors:
- the tsaE gene encoding tRNA (adenosine(37)-N6)-threonylcarbamoyltransferase complex ATPase subunit type 1 TsaE, whose protein sequence is MPSATVTQTIHLPTLEATARLGHSLGESAEPGAIITLAGDLGAGKTTLTQSIGKGLAVPDDCYITSPTFSLLHEYPGRIPLYHMDLYRLSCQEIIDLGFEDYLYGEGLSVVEWPDRLNEIMPRDRLEITLEFTSETTRTAHLTWHGKMKSRATAFDITE, encoded by the coding sequence ATGCCAAGCGCTACTGTAACCCAGACAATCCATCTGCCTACCCTGGAAGCCACGGCCCGCTTGGGCCACAGCCTGGGTGAAAGCGCCGAACCCGGCGCCATCATCACCCTCGCAGGCGACTTGGGGGCCGGAAAAACCACCCTGACTCAATCGATTGGCAAAGGACTCGCAGTGCCTGACGACTGCTATATTACCAGCCCCACCTTCAGCCTACTCCATGAATATCCGGGGCGAATCCCCCTCTACCATATGGACCTGTACCGCCTGAGTTGCCAGGAAATCATTGATCTTGGCTTTGAAGATTATCTCTACGGAGAGGGCCTGTCGGTCGTGGAGTGGCCGGACCGACTGAATGAAATAATGCCGCGTGACCGCCTGGAAATCACCCTTGAATTTACTTCAGAGACAACGCGTACGGCGCACCTTACCTGGCATGGCAAGATGAAATCACGAGCTACAGCTTTCGATATAACCGAATAA
- a CDS encoding NAD(P)/FAD-dependent oxidoreductase — METFDVIIIGAGPGGLRCATVLASHGLTVLVLERKETIGTKICAGGIPYHALRELNIPTELHEANFSDQLVITPWQQARLRFAEPIITTVNRERLGAWQAAEARLAGVTIRKNTTALSINNYFINTTSGRVTFRRALVGADGSASMVRRHLRIGTSQIGAGINYQIPGQWPDMEWHLDKMRFASGYAWIFPHRDTTSIGAYADRNDLSAATLNNRLLAWAKDHDINLNGLQAQAATINFDYRGWNFNPIFLVGDAAGLASGFTGEGIYPAILSGETVAQAIVNPKRQPARLNQLLARQQTHNRLQKFYTGNKVVCQISLEMLVLALRMKLIGFDVLEMY; from the coding sequence ATGGAAACATTTGATGTGATCATCATCGGCGCCGGCCCCGGAGGCCTCCGCTGTGCAACCGTTCTCGCCAGTCACGGCCTAACCGTACTCGTTCTTGAACGAAAAGAGACCATCGGCACAAAAATCTGTGCCGGCGGAATCCCCTACCACGCCTTGCGCGAACTGAACATTCCCACCGAACTCCATGAAGCAAATTTTTCGGATCAGCTGGTCATAACCCCTTGGCAGCAGGCACGGCTCCGCTTTGCCGAACCAATAATAACCACCGTCAACCGCGAACGTCTTGGTGCCTGGCAGGCAGCAGAGGCGCGCCTGGCAGGAGTCACGATCCGCAAGAATACCACTGCGCTCTCGATCAATAACTACTTTATTAATACCACCTCGGGACGGGTTACCTTCCGTCGTGCCCTGGTCGGGGCAGACGGCAGCGCATCAATGGTACGCCGGCATTTACGCATAGGGACTAGCCAGATAGGAGCTGGCATCAACTATCAAATCCCCGGCCAATGGCCGGACATGGAGTGGCACCTTGATAAAATGCGCTTTGCCAGCGGCTACGCCTGGATTTTTCCCCACCGCGATACCACCTCGATCGGGGCCTACGCTGACCGCAACGACCTCTCCGCCGCCACTCTCAACAACCGGTTGCTGGCCTGGGCCAAGGACCATGATATCAACCTTAATGGCCTCCAGGCACAAGCTGCAACTATCAACTTTGATTACCGGGGTTGGAACTTCAATCCCATCTTTTTGGTTGGCGATGCCGCAGGACTGGCATCCGGCTTCACCGGTGAGGGCATTTATCCTGCCATCCTCTCCGGGGAAACGGTGGCACAGGCCATCGTAAACCCGAAGCGCCAGCCGGCCAGACTCAACCAACTGCTTGCGCGGCAACAGACCCACAACCGCCTGCAAAAGTTCTATACCGGCAATAAAGTGGTTTGCCAAATTAGCCTGGAGATGCTAGTCTTAGCGCTTCGGATGAAACTGATAGGGTTTGATGTTCTAGAAATGTATTAG
- a CDS encoding M23 family metallopeptidase, which yields MGDPSERRIRGKVKSAGRVKIGWVVPLAVAIFVLFLMVFVGIRLFEWERPTVKLETEVKHLGQKSKVVVTVSDQRSGLREVRVVIRQGKKEALVVERQLGRASVLSRGVPSLQETIEVDTEALGVSDGPAELVVTVHDLSWWQWARGNLTQEVFSTEFDTKPPRIRVVGIPNGIKPGGSGVIVYGANEEIFDHGVVIDGITHPGFSVPTRKDGVSAAFVALPYDAESIKEAKVYAKDGAGNQTMQTLSLRFRSVRKSVGNIAVTDGFLNAKLPEFAEHYPEMKGTPIEQYLFINNEVRKRNTETIVEVCRHTDAIRHWEGRFLRMESAPMAGFANYRTYTYQDKQVDSQVHLGVDLADRQQSDILAANNGKVVYADYLGIYGNMIIIDHGQGLFSLYGHLSDIRSKVGDMVKTGDLIGLSGTSGMAGGDHLHFSMLVNGVFVTPVEWWDDHWIKDNILLFLEDTKSVQ from the coding sequence GTGGGTGATCCGAGTGAGCGAAGAATAAGGGGTAAGGTTAAGAGTGCCGGGCGTGTCAAGATTGGGTGGGTTGTCCCGTTGGCCGTTGCGATTTTTGTTTTGTTTTTGATGGTATTTGTCGGAATTCGCCTTTTTGAGTGGGAACGACCGACTGTCAAACTTGAAACCGAGGTGAAGCATCTTGGTCAGAAATCGAAGGTTGTCGTAACGGTCAGCGATCAGCGGAGTGGTCTGCGTGAGGTAAGAGTTGTTATCCGGCAGGGAAAGAAGGAGGCGCTTGTGGTTGAGCGTCAACTCGGACGTGCTAGTGTGTTAAGCCGAGGAGTGCCCTCCTTGCAGGAGACCATTGAAGTTGATACCGAGGCCTTGGGGGTGAGCGATGGCCCGGCCGAACTAGTGGTCACAGTCCACGATCTCTCTTGGTGGCAGTGGGCTCGGGGCAACTTGACTCAGGAGGTTTTTTCGACTGAGTTCGATACCAAGCCCCCCAGGATTCGGGTGGTCGGTATTCCTAACGGGATCAAGCCCGGTGGTTCTGGTGTCATTGTCTATGGGGCAAATGAAGAGATTTTCGATCATGGTGTTGTTATTGACGGGATCACTCACCCGGGTTTTTCGGTCCCGACGCGTAAGGATGGGGTGTCTGCCGCATTTGTTGCACTTCCTTATGACGCTGAGTCTATTAAAGAGGCAAAGGTTTATGCCAAGGACGGCGCCGGCAACCAGACCATGCAAACTCTGTCGCTCCGTTTTCGTTCGGTTCGTAAGAGTGTGGGGAATATCGCGGTGACTGATGGTTTTCTTAATGCCAAGCTCCCTGAGTTTGCCGAGCACTATCCAGAGATGAAAGGAACCCCCATTGAACAATATCTTTTTATTAATAATGAAGTCAGGAAACGCAACACCGAGACGATCGTAGAGGTGTGTCGTCATACTGATGCCATTCGTCATTGGGAGGGACGCTTTTTACGTATGGAGAGCGCCCCCATGGCAGGTTTTGCCAATTACCGGACCTATACCTATCAGGACAAACAGGTAGATTCACAAGTTCATCTTGGAGTTGACTTGGCCGACCGTCAACAGTCTGATATTTTGGCGGCGAATAATGGCAAGGTGGTTTATGCCGATTATCTGGGAATTTACGGGAATATGATCATCATTGACCATGGCCAGGGGCTTTTTAGCCTGTACGGACACTTAAGTGATATTCGGAGCAAAGTCGGAGATATGGTCAAGACCGGTGATCTGATTGGTCTCTCAGGGACCTCGGGTATGGCTGGTGGCGATCATCTCCATTTTTCCATGTTGGTTAACGGGGTTTTTGTCACTCCCGTCGAGTGGTGGGACGATCATTGGATTAAAGACAATATTCTCTTGTTCTTGGAAGATACAAAGTCTGTCCAGTAA
- the mutL gene encoding DNA mismatch repair endonuclease MutL, with amino-acid sequence MSRIRILTENLANQIAAGEVVERPASVVKELVENAIDAGATQISIQVEGAGTRMVRIIDNGSGMDSDDALLCLERHATSKLRSSDDLVRLQTLGFRGEAIPSIASVARVSITTRTADAVLGCRVDVRFGSVYAVHEMGCAQGTVIEVADLFANVPARRKFLKSANTELAHIDEVIRSYALVRYQTGFKYQVNGRDVIDLPAGDELPERRVRQVLGECPGLIALVGSEVNARTDIQVAGHLVPPGLAGGRAGRLWTFVNGRYIKDRMITHAVAEGMQGFLMKGGRPAGVIHVTLPPEAVDVNVHPTKQEVRFSEGNLVHNKIVAAVWQSMEAYQERLKGEIFGQPRKDVQAGLLFQAPKTLGADRGGVPPDGDFRREELPLTRSDQLQAPVAMGVVESAWVPEEGGALFEACEPQPLPFGVSSSVKFETELQGEQPSAPLCEPPMPGQDEERGVLGHTVDADEVRPPVRYLGQLLGTYLLCEVEDGLIAIDQHAVQERLIFEEMKRHYAASTMPSQILMFPAMIELVPAEIQALDEYGAEFLRLGLDVQSFGGDTVVVKAVPAALGHLSPVEIFRGILGRYVEVSVSGHGSGRLEEILAGMACKAAIKAGHRLVDREVQHLLDQMHLAGIFSHCPHGRPVVKRFSKYDIEKWFQRS; translated from the coding sequence ATGTCCCGGATTAGAATTCTGACAGAAAACCTGGCCAACCAGATTGCCGCGGGCGAGGTTGTGGAACGTCCGGCCTCGGTGGTCAAGGAGTTGGTGGAGAATGCGATTGATGCCGGGGCGACCCAGATTTCGATCCAGGTTGAAGGGGCAGGCACCAGGATGGTGCGGATTATTGATAATGGCAGCGGTATGGATTCTGACGATGCCTTGTTGTGCCTGGAGCGGCATGCGACCAGTAAATTGCGGTCTTCCGATGACTTGGTCCGGCTTCAGACCTTAGGTTTTCGGGGTGAGGCTATCCCCAGTATCGCTTCAGTTGCCAGAGTCTCGATCACCACCAGAACGGCAGATGCGGTTTTGGGTTGTCGGGTCGATGTCCGTTTTGGGTCCGTTTATGCGGTACATGAGATGGGCTGTGCTCAAGGGACAGTGATTGAGGTTGCCGATCTCTTCGCCAATGTCCCTGCACGCCGAAAATTTTTAAAGTCTGCCAACACCGAACTTGCTCATATCGACGAGGTGATCCGTTCCTATGCCCTGGTTCGTTATCAGACTGGATTTAAGTATCAGGTGAATGGCCGAGATGTGATCGATTTGCCTGCGGGGGATGAGTTGCCGGAACGACGCGTCAGGCAGGTGCTGGGGGAGTGCCCCGGACTTATTGCTCTTGTTGGCAGCGAAGTGAATGCTCGAACTGATATTCAGGTCGCAGGGCATTTGGTGCCGCCAGGGTTGGCTGGTGGGCGGGCCGGTAGGCTGTGGACCTTTGTCAATGGTCGTTATATTAAAGATCGGATGATCACCCACGCCGTAGCTGAGGGGATGCAAGGGTTTTTGATGAAGGGTGGTCGCCCGGCCGGAGTGATTCATGTCACGTTGCCACCGGAGGCGGTAGATGTCAATGTCCACCCGACTAAGCAGGAAGTCCGTTTCAGCGAAGGGAATCTGGTCCACAACAAGATTGTGGCGGCGGTGTGGCAGAGCATGGAAGCCTACCAGGAACGGTTAAAAGGAGAGATCTTTGGCCAGCCGAGGAAGGATGTGCAGGCTGGGCTCTTGTTTCAGGCACCGAAGACTCTTGGCGCTGACAGAGGAGGTGTCCCCCCGGATGGAGACTTTCGACGCGAGGAGCTGCCGTTAACGAGGAGTGATCAACTCCAAGCTCCTGTGGCGATGGGGGTGGTTGAGTCCGCCTGGGTACCAGAGGAGGGAGGAGCGCTTTTTGAGGCCTGTGAGCCTCAGCCCTTGCCGTTTGGGGTGAGCAGTTCGGTTAAATTCGAGACGGAGTTGCAGGGGGAGCAGCCGTCTGCTCCTCTCTGCGAGCCGCCAATGCCGGGACAAGATGAGGAGAGGGGCGTTCTTGGCCACACTGTCGATGCCGATGAGGTCAGGCCTCCGGTGCGGTATCTTGGTCAGCTTCTCGGCACCTATCTTCTGTGTGAGGTCGAGGATGGTCTGATTGCCATTGACCAGCATGCAGTTCAGGAGCGGCTGATCTTTGAGGAGATGAAACGGCATTATGCCGCCTCGACGATGCCTAGTCAGATTCTGATGTTCCCAGCCATGATTGAGCTGGTTCCGGCAGAGATTCAGGCTCTTGATGAATATGGGGCTGAATTTTTGCGACTGGGACTGGATGTTCAGTCCTTCGGCGGTGATACTGTAGTGGTCAAGGCGGTGCCGGCGGCCCTGGGCCATCTGTCTCCTGTTGAAATTTTTCGCGGGATTCTAGGCCGTTATGTTGAGGTGTCGGTTTCAGGCCACGGATCGGGACGGCTGGAAGAAATTCTTGCCGGGATGGCGTGCAAGGCAGCGATCAAGGCTGGGCACCGACTGGTTGATCGAGAAGTACAGCATCTACTTGACCAGATGCATCTCGCCGGGATATTCTCTCACTGTCCTCATGGTCGACCGGTGGTGAAACGGTTTTCAAAATATGATATCGAGAAGTGGTTTCAGCGGAGCTGA